Below is a window of Plasmodium brasilianum strain Bolivian I chromosome 14, whole genome shotgun sequence DNA.
ttgTGCTTTtaaagcaattttttttttattgcgtATTTGTATTTGTGCCTTtcactttaatttttatttcatgcCCAATGTGAACGCAATTATATGATTAACACATATTATTGTATACCCATTGCTAATTTCTCCTTAatcttttttacatatatttatgcaacTTAAGTATGCATGAAAATATTCCAATgaactgtttttttttttttttttcattatcctATAATGTTAATAGATATGTTGCTTaaatcttttcttttatttttacaagaAATTTTTACAGTTTTTACTAGTAATATGTTTATCAAgctattgttatattttatataatatattaataaaaataaatattttgactaacatatttatagcatttgtttttaataagGTTTAagatgatttttttttttaaattatatcttatataaaaaaaattaacatgtattttaaataaaaaattaaccaaaaaaaaaaaatatataatatgctaTAAActttaagaataaaaacgataattttgtaatataaggaaatctttttatttttttatcttttttttttttttcattattagagtatttttttttattatcatattatttCGTGTATAGACAGATGGCAGGTATTACAAATAACTAAAACAGCATAggtttaaaatgaaaagaaatgtaagcatgtatatatatatatatatatatatatatatatatatatgagtattacgtatgtatacatatacaatgTATGTAACCTTGTATTATTTTGATGAAAAcctataattttatttggaCGCATAGCCATATAGGATGGTACCAATCATGGATATGGCTATGCCAATAGATGAGCtaaaattaacattttctCCAAAAAATATCTGAAAAGGTTagagtacatatatacaaaataagtatatatatatatatatatgtatataaagaTATGTAATTGGAATACACTGTGTAATGCACTACACTAGCaacaaaaagtaataaataaatatatatattgcacGTATATGCTCAAGTACATCCGTGTGTTCATATacttattatgtattatataccGATCCAATAATCAAAATTATTGCTTCTCTTCCAATAAAGACTATACTCAGTGTTACTGATGAAGTGCAAGCTAAAAACAAATGAGAATAAGAATgggtataaatataaataaataaataaataaataaataaataaataaataaataaatatatatatatatatatatatatatataatataaagtttacatatatccaaacaaagtaaaaatgTTCTAATTGAACTATTCCACTTTTTCAACGTATGttcagaaaatatatttttatctttttttaaattatttacatatcaAGGAGAATTCAgctaaaattaaaaatatactagtTAATGCACCAACAGATACCAGGAACAGTGATGTAAAAATCTGCTCAATAGTTAAAAGATTACTGTTGTAATCTAATTAGAAAAAGGGATAATACTGAAATTTAATATGATgcatattgtatatatatatattaatacattatatgtaaaactgttgaaattttttttattaaataaaatgatcgaaatttcctttttccttttgctTCACCCTTAATAATGCAGGTTAAATCAATGAGAAGTGTGGGGATTACTGcataaaattaagaataaaaaaattatatgttcagttgaatatatatattagaaaaagaCACGAGGTGAAATTTTTGTGATATGCACcagaatatatatgtacatatatatatatatacttatttataaatatatatatacattcttACTTATAATAAACAATGCTACTTGATAGATGTGcaaaagaattatatgtGGCTTCATTGTTGTAGATCTTAAAAGAACGTTTGTAAAGACCCACTTAAAAGATGATGCGATAACAGATATTACCAACAAGAAAAttctaaaataataaaatttaacataagagcatttattaaaataaaatcataaaaaagtaataaattcTGCATAtcttattgtattttttcacttttttattctttcatttttgcagttttccatttttatctttttcttttacccAAATAAACtatctatttttaatgtaGTAATGCTCATAATAACGCCCAATAATATTGTTAGCTGAACAAAAAACGATATAAAAAAGgtgttttaaattataaaaaactattctatttatatataaagtaaacaaatatgtatatataatttattttactaacAATTGAACACAATAGTGAGCATTTGAACTCCTTTAAACCTAAATAAATTtggtaaaattaaaaaaaaaaaaaaattaaaataatatgacaactattttttttctcaaaatAAATTGCTgaatttttctataaataaaCGAACCAAATTTAATtgataagaaatatattaatattaggGAACTCGATTTAATGACAGAAATGACTGGAATTTCTAAGTAAGAATAGGCGCTATTTCCTGTTACAACACTCAGTCCTGATAACGCAGAtactgaaaaaataaaacatgcCATATATTGTtgacaataaaaataacaataaaaaaaaaaaagtaacaaCAAGGCAATGGTAAtacaacaatatattttaacatgagtaatgcaaaaaaatatttatgatacTTACTcgaaatgatatattttatatactccTTCCGCGTTAAATTTGTTGTACTTTTCACTTTCGAAAAGAAAATTAcctaaataaaattagttcatacaaaaatttatttttagggGGAACCATATCAACGAGGAGAGGCGTAATATGGGTATATGTATcctttcatatatatatatatatatatatatatatgtgtgtgtgtgacgaaaataaaaatggtttTCCACTAATTTTGATATCACACAAGTACATGCGTTCTTTTTTGCGCTTAATCATACAAACAggcatatacataatacacgTATACATCCTTAAATGcatgcatataaattttgGTCTGATTTTTTCCTACTATTCTTAAGATAAGATACATAACAAGAAATTCGAATAGGGTTACAATTTgagtataattaaattttttcacaaaaataatatattttgttatagaTGTACTAAACGTACcgaatgaaaaaattgaagaaacaagtatgataaattttattacatttacaaatacatccttttttataataaaatcttTTCGTTTTGATGGAACAGAATCATTCACTCCATTATCTTCTTTTATATCTTTCatgtcatatattttatattctttaatatcatttttcattGAATTTTCATAATTCGTATCTTGATCTAAATTATGTTCAggtaatattttgtatttctttttataaatcttTAGTTGTTTCTTCAGATAACTccctctttttttctttgctttttttttcctattttctGATAAATAACTTGATCTTATCGAACTTAAATCTACGAAACTGTCCACACCCctgttattactactattataaGATTCTAcatcaaataaataatattctatagtattcccattttttttagtctttttttcgttgtcatcatttatattttcttctatatcatttatgtttatatcatttatatttataccaTTAACAGTTGAACTCTCTGCAGTAatatcatctttttttttttcttcattttttttgatattctGTTTAAGATCATTCATCATAACTAAGATTTTTGTGTGCAATCGTTCCTAAGTAATGATACAAATGTACAAATTGCACAAGAGGTACAAATTGttcaatatatacataaattaataaataaatatatttcatggaagaacttataaattttttagcaaatatttattaatattaaaaagtgtGGTATGCAATAAGTTAAAGGAactatttacatacataaatacttaTACATACGAATATTTGTATaggtttatatatacattaatacatacattaatgcatacatttatacttacatatatataaatatgtatttatatatatattacgaGTTAATacattcattaaaaaatttaatagatCAAAAAAAATCCACTTAAACGTTAACATAAAAAGGAtaagaagagaaaaatggaatattttaaaaatatactatataaataccatttttttattatattaaaaaatcacCACACAAGATATACTCATATACGTAAGCAATTTTATAAGATGTATATTCAAGTTAAACTCTACCATTAAAGTAGGAACTAAAAAATagagataataaaaagaagcaaaaagggaaaaaagaatagaaaaataggaaaaaagaaaaaatggaaaagaggaaaaaagaaaaaaaggaaaaaagaaaaaaagaaaaaatgaaaaaatgaaaaaaagaaagaaagaaagaaagaaagaaaaagaaaaggacgTATGAAATCTGAAATAGGTTattagtaaataaaaaaaattgttcttaataaaaataatataatacatgaaacttgttttcttctatttattttaaaaatatattaaatatgacTTCCcctttttatatgaaaaaattatatataataaaacaactcataatatatataattaaaaaaaaagaggcaTTATAATTGAAGCTAAGAAAtcattcattatttcttaactCACGTagtgtttttttattttactttttttaggaaaaaaaatacgtatgCTTTTGTgattgtatgtatgtatgtgttatATTACAAGTATTCGAAAAAGGGTTTATACAATATTATAACATGtccaataaaataaaattattacatatataaatttatatttatatatacatttatatttatttatttatttatgacaTTTAATGTGCAAAGTGtattttctttccttttaaaataatatttgaaaaagacTAAATGAGTGGtggaaaaaatgaacgaaAAACAAAGTCGgaattacataataattattaaaattaaagaggCATTTTTCTcaacataattatttttcattgaattatataatataattctactctaaaaaatgatagaaaaagatgaaataagaagggaaaaataaaaacaaaaaaaaaataaaagttagctttaaaagtattaattgtaaattttggccttaattttgaaaatgaaTTGGCCTTGTGGCCTTTTAATCttgataatttatattttcttaagtgttcaaaaattaaaatgtagaAGTGTCACTATTTCATAGGGTATAAGTATAGGGATATGTACTGctaatgtttaaaaaataaactttaATTATGATGATAAATATGCACGTAATATGTATAActtgtattatatacatataaaaaagttaatatttAGAATGTtctatataatgtaaaaaaaaattagtatgtAATTTAAACGTTAATTACATAACATTATAACGacggtaaaaaaaaaattaaattaatgtatatatatatgatggaaccataaaattataaagatttcattttcattaattttttaatatatagagCGGACCATACTGTGTTCATTAAGGCATATgctcattatttatatatattgatatatattttcatatatatataaaagaaattttgacaaattaatatatacaaacaaaaaaaaaaaaaaaaaaaaaaaaaaaaaaaattaaaaatgtgtatTGTGTTTTTGTGTAAGTGCAATTTATTTGATTATAAACTCCATCCACATGTAcactaaaataaattaacggaaaaaaaaataataaattaggTTAATAAAATCTGGGCGCTAGTCCTCATATGAAtctacaaataaaaaagtttacgaattatatatatataaatatatgaatatcaatgtatatatgcacatatatcaatatatatttatacatatatatatatatatatatgcacaaagGAGGAACATATTTAAAGTTaaaatttaagtatatataaactttcttttttcttttttttattaacctAATCTATGccagttttttttattttcttggCCAAAATCTAACTTGGTCACAAAATCTAATGTACTCTCCTTTGATAactgaaaatgaaaaatggggaaaaaaattttagtaaaataaaacatacatttttatatcatttcaCATTATGCTAAAAGGAATAAGACATAAACAACAcatataatgaagaaaaaagaactgaataatatattataaaagtttagggtactataaatataagcaaccttatgtaataattgctgtttttaatttttattacgtTATTTTTTAGCATCTTAATCGAATTTGAAACAATGGTAATGTATTGATTTAGCCTCTTCTGATTTTCAAGTTTCCTTAAAATGTTGTCTCTGTTATCAATGATGTTGTAATGCGACATCAGCTCCTTGTCGTCTATTGGTACTAGGACACCTAAAATGAAGATGAACACATAAAAGTTCTGTAAATGTGGACACACATGACGAGGtgaatatatgtgtatacatgtaccagtgtatatacacatgtatatatatatatatatatatatatttaaacaaatGTGTTCACATAATTGGACAGCGAAGCGTTTGGTCAATGGATAATGATATTATCATGTTTGGGAAAAACACCCCGTATAATATTGGCAAAAATTCCGCCAAAATATTCccaattttttctaatagtTGCCAGTTTTTATGAAAGCGAGCTTACCGTTTACCTCCCTATTGAGCAGTTTACTTTGAATGTACTTTTCCAAAGTGCTCTCGCAGTCAATTGAGTAATCCAGAACATTTGCTAGATGCTTATTTTTTGGCAGAATATTATTTAGGAAGTGGGCATAAATTTTGGTTGCAAAGGGAACGGagattaacatttttatggCCCAGAACTGTAGCTTAACTTCTTCCTGAATTAATTCCTTTGATTTAgactttttattaattttaacatCAGTTAATGATAATTGATGATTTCTATATGCTAGGTTTtgtttaacattttttgtaattatagACATGGTTGGTTTAACACCACTAGGTGTAAGAAAATTATCttcaaataatttacatCCATCAAATATTTCCTCTATAATTTCAAAATGAACTGCATATGTTTGCTCAAACACTATATCTTTCATTTCGCTAGCACAACTAATTGCTCTTtctttacaaaaattatgcaaTGCTTGATTTAATTCGTCTAGAAATTTCGGATTTGtacttaataaataaatattttcatcaatataattattcttaatttttcgGTTAATTTCTCCTAAACCTGCTTTGAATACTCTTTTCAATGCTACAGCAGCACTGCAACTAGCCAATTTtgttaaatgtaaaatatttccaCTTATATTTGCTTGAAGTAAATCAACTACCAGAGGCTTCCAATCACTTTGATCAACAATATTATGAATACTCCTCATCATTTGTAATAATACTTCATTCGAAAAATCCTTTTCAGGCTCAATCTTTGCTATATTGTACTTAAGCCATTTACAAATATAGGTAATTGCAAGCTGattaagaatttttaaatctGTATGTGGTCCTGCTATTCTTTTAAGTAAATCTTCGTCATTGTCTttcatttcttcattttcttcactttctttattttcatcattgtGATAATCCATATATaaatcattaatttttatagatattacttcatcattttttgataaatttcTTATAAGAACATCTTTAActttgctattattattgaacACTTTAATAATTTCTGCTTTATCAAAACCTACCCATCCATCATCTCTTACCATTTTATACCAAACTTGTAATCCGTTTAAAAAGGATGGACCAGTATTTAAAGTTTCCACAGCTTTTATAACTGTTAATCTATCTTTTTCAACTGATTTAATTTGTACTTGTTCTTCAGTATTACTATTTCTAAAGAAAAAGCTAActagaatatttttactttttgtatCAGCTGGAGTATTTTGAACTACACCAAACATACTACTTTCTTCCTTTGCTAATATAAACCGTACTGTTTGTCCCTCTACTAAAACTGGCTTATCATAaaaattcttcttttctatattatcTAAATTATCATACGTATCagttcttttattattattattatgattattaacattattcCTATCATCCATACtaatatttgaattatttaatccatcattaatattatagtTAAATTCAGAGGACATggatttatttaattcattttcattagaatacctatttaaatattcatttaaataatttaaaaaattttcatcataTAATCCTTGCTTTTCAAATAATTCCATAGCCAAGTCATTTccatcttttaaattttccatCAAAGTTCcaccatatttttttaaaaaatcttcACCATTTTTTGGTAGGTTTAAAATAGGATAATTTCCTGTTAATAAATTAGATATTATATTAACCAATTCACGTATATAAAGTTTCACTTGTTCTCttatacttaatatattacctttattatataattcttctaattttttattataaaaatccATTTtggccttttttttttctaatttcaCTTCTACTTTTCGTAACTgttgtattaatatattcataaatttacTATTTACTTCTTGCTTGAATTTTTCCACATCAAAACAATCTATtagttcttttttaattgaatCACTACAATCGTTTTCAaacttatttaataataaatctaacacattttttcttccatttaaaattttcgaaTACATTGAAATtctatttgttaaaaaatcatttttttccttctgtTCAATGGGTATAGAAAACAATTCTAGTAAATAAAGTGATAAAATGTTATCGTTATTATCCATaattcctcttttttttaccctATCATACAGTTCTGTTAATGTTTTAATTGTGCTTAATtcattattcaaaaattctAATGCTCTCGTTCCTACGACTATGCACTGTTTAGTTTGCAGTCCAAGGCCTATAATACGGGGAAATTAACGCGCAAGAATGAGTACATATGTAAGCAGGGggtatacacatgtatgaatgtatatatatttgtatatatgtatgtgcatgcGTATGATGATACAAAAACCTACTATCACACGAAAAATGGTTCACAAGAACATACTAACACACATGTACGGTAATAATATAGTACATGCAGACACACTAACATTCACCCACACAGAATAATTACCTAAAGGTTTCGGTTTCATGATGAACTCTCTTAAATGGTAGGGCCAATTGGCTGGATCATCAGATgctttttttactaaaatataaatatcgTTTGGAAAATTTTGAACATAATTACGAACAATTTTTCTTGTTAATTCTGACCCAGCCTTTGAATCATCTTTTATCCCTGGTAAGTCTACAAAAGTAGCATAAATACCACCTGGTATAGATATTTCTACTTCTAATTCTTTTGATATAATAGACTCGTTTAGATTAAGCATGATAGCTTTCATTTTCTCATGCAAATCATCAATAtttactttctttttatttaaatagcattctattttatttgtatcaCTAGGTTTTAGTATAATAACTATTGGTTGCTTTGTTCCTGTATCCGAACTCGTATACCCCATCGGTCCACCCATAATAAAGTCTAAAAGTGTCGTCTTACCCATAGACTGTTGACCGAACACTACTAAACGAGGTAAttcattatgtatattacatattttaaatatctgtaaagcatataaatataacgcATTTGCGTTTGTTGTATCTTTCATTTTGTCATAAAAGACTTCAACTAACTCCAATTTTTCTCGACTTATTGAATTCAAGTCGAATATCTTATCGCCCCCATTGCcatattccatttttataaatatttaaacagAAGAATAAGGCAAAAATGGGAGAAATAGACCGGGGTAAAGTTGGAACAACAagaattttctttaaaaaaaaaaatttacatatataaatatatatacatacgtatacaaatacatacgtattaaaatatatttataaaaaacacTTAAAAATGCGATAACTGAAAATTATGCAGTAATACgcattaaaaacaaaatttaaaacctCGTTAATAACATAAACAAATCGAATTTCTTATACGCCTgcttaaatttattaacctgaaaaatatatacatataaaaacagCGTTGTcgaaatatatttctatcattcaatttatacatatacatatgtagttttactttataaaaaacattttagaaattgttattaaaaaatactagaaaaaaaataaactaaaaaatgaaaagtccATAAACTAACAGTTTTGATTCTccctatataaatatattatatatatatatataatatatacatataaaatacatacatttgcaaaaaaaaaaaggaaaatctacatataattaaattttaatacactaggaaattttataaaacatgcatataatttatagtatattatacccaatattatatattcaaatatatactaaaatattagtatatatatatacatatatgtagtactattttttttttttttttaaagttgttgaaaaaattatttttgctgttcattattatgatatacatatatatacatatttttttttgatttattttaattttttagatTATGGTAGGTAAAAAagtatttgaaaaaaaatatattttaaaatttatatatttatgtatataaatgccatgtttaattatatgatatatttaatataatatatataactccATTGTTATAGGttgtttcaaaaaatttgaacgcaattttttttttaccactTCGcgcttaatattttttgcattttgaagtactttatttttattttttaaattatttaaaaattttatatttaaatagaaaaaattttacattaaaaattattaaaataattttcttcaaTAATAATTTCGTGAATAATAAGAGaattatagaaaaagaaatatttaatgcTAATATTTTGGGGTTAAAATGATTTGTAGttactaaaaatttttttctttaacatataatagtaaaaaaatagaccttagtaaatatttataaaaattatgtggacgttgttttttatttagaattttattttattgtagaTAGTAAAACATTTCTAGTTTTTATTCTCCCATTATTTTACCTAAAACCGTTGAAAATGTTCATTAATGAATATGTAACTTAAGtacaaaaagaagaaaacactaagtgtatgtatatgcatatatgtttgtgtgtactatatacataagcatatatatatatatatatatatttttttttttttttaatttctagAAGATAATAGTACAATATTGAATTTgtcttaataataaaattagcaATACTAACAGAAAGCAGCATTGAAACCTAACttaaggaaatatatatatatatttttccttatattaacctcattataatataatatacttttgctatattttttttttcgttataaCGTTTATTTCATTTGAATACATTCTTAGTAGGTAAAATTTAATCCTTTTAgagaacttttttttaaattatatttgcatatttacaacattggaaaaatatttttaaacgaAAACTATATAAAACCATTTTGCACATCATGTGAGTTATCtctttaacaaaaaaataatcagaAAATACATTAAGTAGAGAAAAagttaattaatttaaaaccATATTCACAGTTTTTCCAAACACGTTTgaaatgaatttttattttttttattattttattatatttgaattaattattattaatataaattctcCCCCTTAATAAGCAAAggttatattttacaaaaatttatttcagaagtatcaatttttaaaaaaattcatgCATCCTCAAAAAGCCGGTAAAGATATGTTGTACCAATTATTCACAAATAGAATTTCACTTATAcaattactaaaaaaataaatgatacatattttcataagaaaaagtggtaaaatatataaattccaaaaataaataattgtgaaataacaaatataatagtagtacacacatataaaaaaaaagattgtAAAAGATTAAAGAGTTCTTTCTTAAAACTTAATTTTGTAATCCATTGATTATGGTTAAAAGCTTGAgtatcattattttatataaaatatttatggtTAAACTAATTCCCCTTATTTCATATGGAGTTCTGGTTTcaataaaacaatttttttttttttttttttttatttattttatgcatttataatt
It encodes the following:
- a CDS encoding triose or hexose phosphate/phosphate translocator, which translates into the protein MNDLKQNIKKNEEKKKDDITAESSTVNGININDININDIEENINDDNEKKTKKNGNTIEYYLFDVESYNSSNNRGVDSFVDLSSIRSSYLSENRKKKAKKKRGSYLKKQLKIYKKKYKILPEHNLDQDTNYENSMKNDIKEYKIYDMKDIKEDNGVNDSVPSKRKDFIIKKDVFVNVIFFSKVKSTTNLTRKEYIKYIISISALSGLSVVTGNSAYSYLEIPVISVIKSSSLILIYFLSIKFGLKEFKCSLLCSILTILLGVIMSITTLKIDSLFGIFLLVISVIASSFKWVFTNVLLRSTTMKPHIILLHIYQVALFIINYNSNLLTIEQIFTSLFLVSVGALTSIFLILAEFSLISCTSSVTLSIVFIGREAIILIIGSIFFGENVNFSSSIGIAISMIGTILYGYASK
- a CDS encoding dynamin-like protein yields the protein MEYGNGGDKIFDLNSISREKLELVEVFYDKMKDTTNANALYLYALQIFKICNIHNELPRLVVFGQQSMGKTTLLDFIMGGPMGYTSSDTGTKQPIVIILKPSDTNKIECYLNKKKVNIDDLHEKMKAIMLNLNESIISKELEVEISIPGGIYATFVDLPGIKDDSKAGSELTRKIVRNYVQNFPNDIYILVKKASDDPANWPYHLREFIMKPKPLGLGLQTKQCIVVGTRALEFLNNELSTIKTLTELYDRVKKRGIMDNNDNILSLYLLELFSIPIEQKEKNDFLTNRISMYSKILNGRKNVLDLLLNKFENDCSDSIKKELIDCFDVEKFKQEVNSKFMNILIQQLRKVEVKLEKKKAKMDFYNKKLEELYNKGNILSIREQVKLYIRELVNIISNLLTGNYPILNLPKNGEDFLKKYGGTLMENLKDGNDLAMELFEKQGLYDENFLNYLNEYLNRYSNENELNKSMSSEFNYNINDGLNNSNISMDDRNNVNNHNNNNKRTDTYDNLDNIEKKNFYDKPVLVEGQTVRFILAKEESSMFGVVQNTPADTKSKNILVSFFFRNSNTEEQVQIKSVEKDRLTVIKAVETLNTGPSFLNGLQVWYKMVRDDGWVGFDKAEIIKVFNNNSKVKDVLIRNLSKNDEVISIKINDLYMDYHNDENKESEENEEMKDNDEDLLKRIAGPHTDLKILNQLAITYICKWLKYNIAKIEPEKDFSNEVLLQMMRSIHNIVDQSDWKPLVVDLLQANISGNILHLTKLASCSAAVALKRVFKAGLGEINRKIKNNYIDENIYLLSTNPKFLDELNQALHNFCKERAISCASEMKDIVFEQTYAVHFEIIEEIFDGCKLFEDNFLTPSGVKPTMSIITKNVKQNLAYRNHQLSLTDVKINKKSKSKELIQEEVKLQFWAIKMLISVPFATKIYAHFLNNILPKNKHLANVLDYSIDCESTLEKYIQSKLLNREVNGVLVPIDDKELMSHYNIIDNRDNILRKLENQKRLNQYITIVSNSIKMLKNNLSKESTLDFVTKLDFGQENKKNWHRLG